The following nucleotide sequence is from Solidesulfovibrio carbinolicus.
AGGGCTATCTCTGGCGCAACCGGGGTTTCGCCGATTTCGAAGATTTCCTGGGCACGCTCAACGCCAACCGCCGCAAGGCCGTGCGCCGCGAACGCAAGGCCCTGGAGGAATCCGGGGTCACGGTGGAAATCGTCTCGGGCAGCGCCATCCCGGACAATTTCTTCCCCCTCATGCAAAAGCTCTACGAGCGCACCAACGCCAAGTTCGGCCCCTGGGGCTGCCGGTATCTCACCGAGGAATTTTTCGAAGGCCTGTCCGGCGCGTTTCGCCACCGCCTGGCCTTTGCCGCCGCCTACCGCACCCGGCGGCGCGACCCCATCGCGCTCGCCATGCTGGCCGAGAAGGACGACATCCTGTTTGGCCGCTACTGGGGGGCCTTCGAGGAGGTGCCGTTTCTGCATTTCGAGCTGTGCTACTACGCGCCCATCGCCTACGCCATCGCCAAGGGCATCAAGCGCTACGACCCGGGCATGGGCGGCGCGCACAAGGCCCGGCGGGGCTTCGTGTCGGTGTCGAGCTACAGCGCCCACCGGTTTTTCGACCCGCGCATGGACATGATCTTCCGCACCCACATTGACCGGGTGAACCAGCTGGAGAAGAACTACATCGAC
It contains:
- a CDS encoding GNAT family N-acetyltransferase produces the protein MTVPSDQVTVRFARSMAEIDGPSWNALAADLDTPFFEYQWLSLLEDSGSAAPAKGWYPNHLLATVGGKLVGALPMYLKWHSDGEFVFDQLWAEAAVRLGLPYYPRLVGATPFTPATGLRFLTDPEANQTRLSRRLFSAIEQFCQSNGVQGSALLFTEPEFAAAAEDYGFTAWRHQGYLWRNRGFADFEDFLGTLNANRRKAVRRERKALEESGVTVEIVSGSAIPDNFFPLMQKLYERTNAKFGPWGCRYLTEEFFEGLSGAFRHRLAFAAAYRTRRRDPIALAMLAEKDDILFGRYWGAFEEVPFLHFELCYYAPIAYAIAKGIKRYDPGMGGAHKARRGFVSVSSYSAHRFFDPRMDMIFRTHIDRVNQLEKNYIDELNELLPVRRG